The Cryobacterium sp. SO1 genomic sequence CACGATTCTGTGGATCATCTTCTGCACGGCGATGTAGTCCGCGGGGGCGCCCTCTGCGGTGAGCTGGGCCAGGTAGGCGGCTTCGCTGGGTCTGTCGTAGCGAATCGGGTGACCCAGTACGTCGGTCATGGTCTCGGCCACCTTGCGGTAGCTGAGGCTCTGTGGGCCTGAGAGTGTGTACGCCTTTCCGATGTGCCCGGGATGGGTGAGGGTTGCCGCTGCGGCCCGGCCGACGTCCCGCGCGTCGATGAACGCGGTGCGGGACCGGCCGGCGGGGACGAAGATCTCGCCGCGTTCACGGATTGGTCTGGCGTACGTTGTGGACAGGTTCTGCATGAAGAAGTTCGGCCGCAGGAAGGTGTAGGGGCTCCGCACCGAACGCAGGTACTTCTCGACGGCGTGATGCGGCGTGTTCCGGTTCACCTGCACACCCTGCAGCGAGAGGAAGGCGATCTGCCGGATGCCGCGGTGCTGCGCAGCGTCGATGACGGGGAAGAGCTTCGTTTGCACATCCGCGATGGCCGGCGGACGCATGAGGAACAACCGATCCGCTCCCTCGAGCGCCTGCTCGATGATCTCCGGTGCATCATCGAAGGAGAACTTCCGGACCTCTGCCCCGGGCGGCACGCGGTGGGCGTCGTGCGGGTCTCGGATTCCCGCGATCACCGACTGCCCGAGCTCGAGCAGGTGCTTGACGACTGCGGAGCCGACTGTGCCGGTCGCGCCGGTGACGAAGACCGCTCCCATCACGCGACCTCGACCCGGCTGATCAGTGCCGCGAGTGTATCTAGCTCATCGGGTGAGAGTGAGGTGAACCATGGGGTCGTTCGCAGGACCGTTGCCGCCTCGAACGCAGCGACCTGGGTGGCCGCGGCATCGGTCAGTCGCCACACACGAACCCGCCCATCGAGGCCGGAGGGCGACTGCTCGACGAGATCCTGGTCGCGCAGCTGGTCCATGGTCTGAGTAATCGCACCCGGTGTGACTCGAAGCGTCGCGGCGAGCCGGCCGGGGGCTACTGGCTCCGTCTCGTGGGCCAGCACGAACAGGATCTCCAGCTGGGTCCGCGTGAGAACCGCGTCACCGAACGGCGTCATCCGGGGGCTGGCCAACGCGCGGGACAGCGTGATGACCGACTCCAACACGCTACCGATCTGCGTGGCCCGGTCGATGAACAAAGTGTCCATCACGCGCTCACAAACGGTAGCTGGCCACTGTAGGTGCGGTCATCGATCTGGGTGAGGATGAAGTCGGCCAGATCGTCACGGCTGATCTGCGTACTGGCGTTCACCCCGACCCATCCGACCTGGTAGGAGCCCGTACCCGGCTTCTCGGTAAGGCGCGGGCCGCGGACGACCGTCCAGTCCAGTCCGGAGGACTCCAGCACGGCCAGGTGGCCCTTGGCATCGGCCAGCACGTGGCCGGCGAGAGTCTTCAGCAAGAACCGGATGACCACGTCAGGCACGCCGGGACGGTCGGAGGGCGCGGGGAGCCCTCCACCGGACAGGGTGACGACGCGAGTCACACCGTCGCGCTTCATCGCCGCCACAATCAGCGCTGTCCCGGTGGTCTGCAAGGTGTGAGGGGAGCCCTTCACCTGCCCGAAGAGGCTGAGCACAGCATCCGAGCCCCGCACCGTATGGTCGACGGCTGCTGCGTCGAGGACGTCCCCGGGAATGACCGTGAGTCGTGGAGAGAACACCGTCAGCTTGCCGGGGTCTCGGACGAGAGCGCGTACCTCGAATCCCGCATCGAGGGCGCGAGTGAGCACGCGGCTGCCAGTTCTGCCTGTGGCGCCGAAGATACCAATAGTGGTCATGAAATTAGTTTAGCTGCTAAATCTTTAGGTGATGATCGTGAACGCTTCAACCAAGGCCGGGACAGCCGCAACGCTTTCGGAAACCTGCCGCCACTAGTATGCCTACGTGGCTTCAATGTTGTACGTTCAGATCGCTGACGACCTGCGTCGTCGCATCGTCAGTGGTGAGATGGCGCCGGGCGCCGAGGTTCCCAGTGAGGGTGAGCTTGCCGAGCTGTGGCACAGTTCCCGGGGGCCGATTCGCAATGCGTTGGCGGCTCTGCGCACCGAGGGACTCATCGAGACGCACCGCGGGCGTCCAGCGCGCGTCACCGA encodes the following:
- a CDS encoding SDR family oxidoreductase produces the protein MGAVFVTGATGTVGSAVVKHLLELGQSVIAGIRDPHDAHRVPPGAEVRKFSFDDAPEIIEQALEGADRLFLMRPPAIADVQTKLFPVIDAAQHRGIRQIAFLSLQGVQVNRNTPHHAVEKYLRSVRSPYTFLRPNFFMQNLSTTYARPIRERGEIFVPAGRSRTAFIDARDVGRAAAATLTHPGHIGKAYTLSGPQSLSYRKVAETMTDVLGHPIRYDRPSEAAYLAQLTAEGAPADYIAVQKMIHRIVRLNISALPNRSIRKLTGQPAITLEQFIDDYSDVWKT
- a CDS encoding MarR family winged helix-turn-helix transcriptional regulator gives rise to the protein MDTLFIDRATQIGSVLESVITLSRALASPRMTPFGDAVLTRTQLEILFVLAHETEPVAPGRLAATLRVTPGAITQTMDQLRDQDLVEQSPSGLDGRVRVWRLTDAAATQVAAFEAATVLRTTPWFTSLSPDELDTLAALISRVEVA
- a CDS encoding NAD(P)-dependent oxidoreductase, which codes for MTTIGIFGATGRTGSRVLTRALDAGFEVRALVRDPGKLTVFSPRLTVIPGDVLDAAAVDHTVRGSDAVLSLFGQVKGSPHTLQTTGTALIVAAMKRDGVTRVVTLSGGGLPAPSDRPGVPDVVIRFLLKTLAGHVLADAKGHLAVLESSGLDWTVVRGPRLTEKPGTGSYQVGWVGVNASTQISRDDLADFILTQIDDRTYSGQLPFVSA